A genome region from Carya illinoinensis cultivar Pawnee chromosome 2, C.illinoinensisPawnee_v1, whole genome shotgun sequence includes the following:
- the LOC122295270 gene encoding ubiquitin-like protein ATG12, translating into MAAAESQSPSSVRKVVVHLRATGDAPILRQAKFKIPGSDKFAKVIDFLRRQLHRETLFVYVNSAFSPNPDELVIDLYNNFGFDGKLVVNYACSMAWG; encoded by the exons ATGGCCGCCGCTGAATCTCAGTCTCCGAGTTCTGTGCGGAAAG TTGTTGTTCATCTTAGAGCTACTGGCGATGCCCCTATACTCAGACAAGCCAAATTTAAG ATACCTGGAAGTGACAAGTTTGCTAAAGTAATTGACTTTCTACGGCGGCAGCTTCATCGGGAGACGTTG TTTGTTTATGTCAACAGTGCGTTCTCGCCAAACCCAGATGAATTGGTTATCGATTTGTATAAC AATTTTGGTTTTGATGGGAAACTGGTGGTAAATTATGCTTGTTCCATGGCGTGGGGCTAA